The Oxalobacteraceae bacterium OTU3CINTB1 genome includes a window with the following:
- a CDS encoding thiamine pyrophosphate-binding protein has translation MAKTVAEVVIETLQQAGAKHCWGIPGDSLNYITDAIRVSEIEWVHVRHEEAGGFAAGAEAIVANRLTLCAGSCGPGSLHFINGLFEAHRNRSPVVLIASQITRDELGTDFPQEVDYKPIYDQCSVFCQEIRTPAHARRITTMAAQAAMTKGGVAVIILPVDLSKESAVDEPHFSVHLPQPQSRPSDTEMNRIAEIINDGKKVAIYAGSGCEGAHGPLMALAERIKAPIAHTSRAKDFVEYNNPYNVGMTGIFGIDSGYHAVTECDTLLLLGCDFAWRQYYPAHARIIQIDIDPTHLGRRHPVEVGAVGDIATTLAALLPRVQVRGDREFLDHCVERHHKAVEHLNERATPGDGGTIRPQYLTAMIDKHADDDCIFTADGGSPMVWVLRHTRATGKRRTLVSLTHGTMANAMPQALGAKKAFPQRQVISLSGDGGLTMMMGDLITAVQENIAIKVAVYNNGSLGFVELEQKVEGLLDAYTELKNPNFAAVAEAIGIYGRRVESAAELESEVQAWLAHPGPALLDVTTDRFELVMPPNIQASQVLGTALYSVKAVLSGRGSDVVDMIKDNFVK, from the coding sequence CGATTCGCTGAACTACATCACCGACGCCATTCGCGTCAGCGAGATCGAATGGGTGCATGTGCGGCACGAGGAGGCAGGCGGTTTCGCCGCCGGCGCCGAGGCCATCGTCGCCAACCGCCTGACCTTGTGCGCCGGCTCCTGCGGGCCGGGCAGCCTGCATTTCATCAACGGCTTGTTCGAGGCGCACCGCAACCGCTCGCCGGTGGTGCTGATCGCCAGCCAGATCACCCGCGACGAGCTGGGGACCGACTTCCCGCAGGAGGTCGACTACAAGCCGATCTACGACCAATGCAGCGTGTTTTGCCAAGAGATCCGCACGCCGGCCCACGCCAGGCGCATCACCACCATGGCGGCGCAGGCGGCCATGACCAAGGGCGGCGTGGCGGTGATCATCCTGCCGGTCGACCTGTCCAAGGAATCGGCGGTCGACGAGCCGCACTTCTCGGTCCACCTGCCGCAGCCGCAAAGCCGGCCCTCGGACACGGAAATGAACCGCATCGCCGAAATCATCAACGACGGCAAAAAGGTGGCGATCTACGCGGGTTCCGGTTGCGAAGGCGCGCACGGGCCGCTGATGGCGCTGGCCGAGCGTATCAAGGCGCCGATCGCGCACACCTCGCGCGCCAAGGATTTCGTCGAGTACAACAATCCCTATAACGTCGGCATGACCGGCATCTTCGGCATCGACTCCGGCTACCACGCGGTGACCGAGTGCGACACCCTGCTGCTGCTTGGATGCGACTTCGCCTGGCGCCAGTACTACCCCGCGCACGCGCGCATCATCCAGATCGACATCGACCCCACCCACCTGGGACGGCGCCACCCGGTGGAAGTGGGCGCCGTCGGCGACATCGCCACCACCCTGGCGGCGCTGCTGCCGCGCGTGCAGGTGCGCGGCGACCGCGAATTCCTCGACCACTGCGTCGAACGGCACCACAAGGCGGTCGAACACCTGAACGAGCGCGCCACGCCGGGCGACGGCGGCACGATCCGCCCGCAGTACCTGACCGCGATGATCGACAAGCACGCCGACGACGACTGCATCTTCACCGCCGACGGCGGCTCGCCGATGGTGTGGGTGCTGCGCCATACCCGTGCCACCGGCAAGCGCCGCACCCTGGTCAGCCTGACCCACGGCACCATGGCCAACGCCATGCCGCAGGCGCTGGGCGCGAAGAAGGCGTTCCCGCAGCGCCAGGTGATCTCGCTGTCCGGCGACGGTGGACTGACGATGATGATGGGCGACTTGATCACGGCGGTACAGGAGAACATCGCCATCAAGGTCGCCGTCTACAACAACGGCTCGCTGGGCTTCGTCGAACTGGAACAAAAGGTCGAGGGCCTGCTCGACGCCTACACCGAGCTGAAAAATCCGAACTTCGCGGCGGTGGCGGAGGCGATCGGCATCTACGGCCGCCGCGTCGAATCGGCGGCCGAACTCGAATCGGAGGTGCAGGCCTGGCTGGCGCACCCGGGTCCGGCCTTGCTTGACGTGACGACCGACCGCTTCGAACTGGTCATGCCGCCGAACATACAGGCTTCCCAGGTCCTGGGCACGGCGCTGTACTCGGTCAAGGCGGTGCTCAGTGGTCGGGGTAGCGATGTGGTCGACATGATCAAGGACAATTTCGTCAAATAA